The following coding sequences are from one Portunus trituberculatus isolate SZX2019 chromosome 32, ASM1759143v1, whole genome shotgun sequence window:
- the LOC123512055 gene encoding uncharacterized protein LOC123512055, which yields MAKFTIVPLATKTPAPLLVDGDDVGFSPRGCLLGLTVSTMGYTTHVSHRVARAKSALTRLYRFRDLATGLNLHLIKALIIPILSYPPVPLHALSRTAISRLQRVQNSALRFAFGTRWDDFTSSASLHEAASLPALNVRLQEMAAKLWQRMDDEGWDQYRALRALHEETPHRQHAWFPRSLLKLEEEPPEPRYRSLPITGMLAPYHPRSADADGQRAAIPLRETPETQSQTAAMQHPVD from the exons ATGGCCAAGTTCACCATCGTGCCCCTTGCCACCAAGACCCCCGCCCCACTGCTGGTAGATGGGGATGATGTAGGATTCAGTCCGAGAGGTTGTCTCCTGGGTCTGACAGTCTCAACTATGGGCTACACTACCCACGTCTCCCATCGCGTGGCAAGAGCAAAATCAGCCCTTACCAGGCTATATCGCTTTAGAGACTTGGCCACTGGTCTTAACCTCCATCTTATAAAGGCTCTAATTATTCCCATTCTCTCctatcctcctgttcctctacaCGCTCTCTCCCGTACAGCTATTAGCAGATTACAAAGAGTGCAGAACAGCGCCCTAAGGTTCGCCTTTGGTACAAGATGGGACGACTTCACCAGCTCGGCATCGCTCCACGAGGCCGCGTCCCTCCCAGCCCTCAACGTCCGCCTCCAAGAGATGGCTGCCAAACTCTGGCAAAGAATGGATGACGAAGGTTGGGACCAGTACCGGGCGCTGAGGGCGCTGCACGAAGAGACTCCGCACCGGCAGCATGCCTGGTTCCCCAGAAGCCTCCTAAAACTTGAAGAAGAACCTCCAGAACCCAGATACAG ATCACTACCAATCACTGGCATGCTTGCCCCATACCACCCGCGGAGCGCTGATGCTGACGGACAGAGGGCTGCTATACCATTACGAGAGACTCCAGAGACGCAAAGCCAGACGGCGGCGATGCAGCACCCAGTGGACTGA